From Trichoderma atroviride chromosome 1, complete sequence, one genomic window encodes:
- a CDS encoding uncharacterized protein (BUSCO:EOG092D45DK), translating to MSAKVPRNFRLLEELEKGEKGLGAEACSYGLEDGDDLLMSNWNGTILGPPHSAHENRIYSLKMHCGEKYPDEPPSIQFVSQVNLPCVNPHNGVVDPKQLPCLAQWKRDNTMEMVLIELRRYMASPANKKIPQPPEGSTYS from the exons ATGTCTGCCAAGGTCCCGCGCAACTTCCgcctgctggaggagcttgaaaAGGGCGAAAAGGGTCTCGGAGCTGAAGCTTGCAGCTACggcttggaagatggcgacgaccTGCTCATGTCCAACTGGAACGGCACCATCTTGGGACCTCCTCAT TCCGCACACGAGAACCGCATCTACAGCCTGAAAATGCACTGCGGCGAAAAGTATCCCGACGAGCCCCCCTCCATCCAGTTCGTCAGCCAAGTCAACCTCCCCTGCGTCAACCCTCACAACGGCGTCGTCGATCCGAAGCAGCTCCCCTGCCTGGCCCAGTGGAAGCGTGATAATACCATGGAGATGGTCCTGATTGAGCTGCGAAG ATACATGGCGTCTCCGGCGAACAAGAAGATCCCCCAGCCTCCTGAAGGCTCTACATACTCATGA
- a CDS encoding uncharacterized protein (EggNog:ENOG41~MEROPS:MER0192051), whose translation MPSLPPPRAALRAGRTTTALFLRPQSHLSFSTSSRTLLPASFSGNSGSFGGPLPSYFQKPRLPANTIIRFVPQQTAWIVERMGRFSRILEPGLAILAPVIDRIAYVKSLKEVAIEIPSQSAITADNVTLDLDGVLYTRVFDAYKASYGVEDAEYAISQLAQTTMRSEIGQLSLDHVLKERAALNTNITAAINEAAQAWGVTCLRYEIRDIHAPGAVVEAMHRQVTAERSKRAEILESEGQRQSAINIAEGRKQSVILASEAMRAERINEADGEAEAILLKARATAEGIDAVAASILKGAHGAQGAMSLTVAEKYVDAFGKLAKEGTAVVVPGNVGDISGMIATGLNVYGKVSEAQAKVLAKQLASPSSSSETESATPSAETPTEEFAQENKGDLKDKVLESFNQVAGKK comes from the exons ATGCCTTCACTACCGCCGCCCAGGGCCGCCCTCCGCGCAGGGAGAACGACCACGGCCCTCTTTCTGCGCCCCCAATCGCATCTTTCCTTCTCGACATCCTCGCGCACTCTTCTTCCCGCCAGCTTCTCCGGCAACAGTGGCAGCTTCGGCGGTCCCCTACCCTCGTACTTCCAGAAACCTCGGTTGCCTGCCAACACCATTATACGATTTGTGCCACAGCAGACGGCATGGATCGTCGAGCGAATGGGAAGATTCAGCCGCATCTTGGAGCCCGGATTGGCGATTCTAGCTCCGGTGATTGATCGGATTGCATATGTCAAGAGTCTGAAGGAAGTGGCCATTGAGATTCCGAGCCAGAGTGCGATTACGGCCGACAACGTAACATTAGATCTAGACGGTGTTCTGTATACGCGAGTGTTTGATGCGTACAAGGCTAG TTACGGAGTTGAAGATGCCGAATATGCCATTTCCCAGCTCGCCCAGACCACGATGCGATCAGAAATCGGCCAGCTCTCTCTCGACCATGTCCTCAAGGAGCGTGCCGCGCTAAACACCAACATCACCGCTGCTATCAACGAAGCGGCTCAAGCATGGGGAGTTACGTGCCTGCGTTATGAAATCCGAGATATTCACGCCCCTGGCGCCGTCGTGGAGGCCATGCACCGCCAGGTTACCGCCGAGCGTTCCAAGCGTGCCGAGATTCTCGAGTCCGAAGGTCAGCGTCAGAGTGCCATCAACATTGCCGAGGGTCGGAAGCAGAGTGTCATTCTCGCATCAGAGGCTATGCGTGCCGAGCGCATCAACGAGGCCGATGGTGAAGCCGAAGCTATCCTGCTCAAAGCCCGAGCAACTGCCGAGGGTATTGACGCCGTGGCTGCAAGCATCCTCAAGGGTGCCCACGGAGCCCAGGGTGCTATGAGTCTGACAGTGGCCGAGAAGTACGTCGACGCCTTCGGCAAGCTTGCCAAGGAGGGCACGGCCGTAGTTGTTCCTGGAAACGTTGGCGACATTAGCGGCATGATTGCCACCGGTCTCAACGTGTACGGCAAAGTCAGCGAAGCTCAGGCAAAGGTCCTGGCTAAGCAGCtcgcctcgccctcttccagcagcgaaACAGAAAGTGCTACTCCATCTGCAGAGACGCCAACAGAAGAATTTGCCCAAGAGAACAAGGGAGAtctcaaggacaaggtaTTGGAGAGCTTTAACCAAGTTGCAGGGAAGaaataa
- a CDS encoding uncharacterized protein (EggNog:ENOG41~SECRETED:SignalP(1-17)), with product MPPYSALLLAAAGLVAAEGLTAMNLGDVLGRGVTAAGLGSSAFGVHAVTGTCGIGNTDCDTGCMPLTGICCGLGNGAYCDIGFACVSDGCCPVGKVCTGEPSGCEGDRDLCGEFCVPKGTCTSGGGGGGNGGGGSGGGDGSCPTGYEACDDECMPSGSVCCHNGYHCDAGQTCTADFKCQLGSGGGGGGGGSGGDGGDNQSSSPGDSFTSKGSGGSSGQQTSYSLSPDPEPTAAPTQSNPFGGSGGDDNTSNPFPPATSEDSQPSPTDTGSPFTSDAGPAITSDVSRPTTTAASRPTSINGANGDAIGSSGFLVGLLAFIPFVL from the coding sequence ATGCCTCCTTATTCTGCTCTCCtcctggctgcggctgggctCGTTGCCGCCGAAGGTTTAACGGCAATGAACCTCGGAGACGTCCTCGGTCGAGGCGTaactgctgctggcctgGGTTCTTCAGCTTTTGGCGTCCACGCAGTCACTGGTACCTGTGGCATCGGAAACACAGATTGTGATACCGGCTGCATGCCTTTGACCGGCATCTGCTGTGGCTTAGGCAACGGCGCTTACTGCGACATTGGCTTCGCATGCGTTAGCGATGGCTGCTGTCCCGTTGGAAAGGTGTGTACCGGCGAGCCTTCAGGCTGCGAAGGAGACCGTGACCTTTGCGGCGAGTTTTGCGTGCCAAAAGGAACTTGTACTTcaggaggaggtggaggaggaaatggaggaggcggcagcgGGGGCGGCGATGGAAGCTGCCCTACCGGATATGAGGCCTGCGATGATGAATGTATGCCCAGCGGCAGCGTTTGCTGCCACAATGGGTACCACTGCGATGCTGGACAAACATGCACTGCTGATTTCAAGTGCCAACTCGGCtctggaggcggaggcggtggcggcggttctggtggcgacggcggcgacaACCAATCTTCATCCCCTGGCGACTCCTTCACGAGCAAAGGATCTGGCGGTTCTTCGGGCCAGCAAACCAGCTACAGCCTTTCACCGGATCCCGAGCCAACTGCTGCTCCCACCCAGTCAAACCCCTTTGGCGGAtccggcggcgacgacaacACCTCCAATCCCTTCCCTCCTGCCACCTCGGAGGATAGCCAGCCCAGCCCTACCGATACCGGCTCGCCCTTCACTTCTGATGCTGGCCCTGCCATCACTTCTGACGTGAGCCGCCCTACCACGactgctgcttctcgccCGACCAGCATCAACGGCGCCAACGGCGATGCAATTGGCTCTTCCGGCTTCCTTGTTGGCCTCCTCGCCTTCATCCCCTTTGTTCTATAA